The proteins below come from a single Cystobacter ferrugineus genomic window:
- a CDS encoding YqjF family protein: MAPPDIDRLSPTRRPDERPVMYQSWRHLLFLHWSLPVEQVAPLLPEGLTLDTFEGRAWVGLVPFTMRGVRPRGLPAVGFLSDFHETNVRTYVHFQGRDPGVWFFSLEAANAIAVRLARAWFKLPYHYAGMELTAAPGGTSYAYRSERRWPPPAPATCAVRCMPRGPASTSTPGTLQHFLVERYFLYSQAHGELYRGQVHHAPYEVRGADVEGLEETLLAAAGLSRPSEAPLAHFSEGVDVDVFRLRRVVR; the protein is encoded by the coding sequence ATGGCTCCGCCGGACATCGATCGCCTCTCACCCACGCGCCGCCCGGACGAGCGGCCGGTGATGTACCAGAGCTGGCGCCACCTGCTCTTCCTGCACTGGTCGCTGCCCGTGGAGCAGGTGGCACCGCTGCTGCCCGAGGGCCTCACGCTCGACACCTTCGAGGGCCGGGCCTGGGTGGGGCTCGTGCCCTTCACCATGCGCGGGGTGCGGCCCCGGGGCCTGCCCGCGGTGGGGTTCCTGTCGGACTTCCACGAGACGAACGTGCGCACGTACGTGCACTTCCAGGGGCGTGACCCGGGCGTCTGGTTCTTCAGCCTCGAGGCCGCCAACGCCATCGCGGTGCGGCTGGCCCGGGCGTGGTTCAAGCTGCCCTACCACTACGCGGGCATGGAGCTGACGGCCGCGCCCGGGGGCACCTCCTATGCCTACCGCTCCGAGCGCCGCTGGCCCCCGCCCGCGCCCGCCACCTGCGCGGTGCGGTGCATGCCGCGGGGGCCCGCGTCCACGTCCACCCCGGGCACGCTCCAGCACTTCCTCGTCGAGCGCTACTTCCTCTACTCCCAGGCCCATGGCGAGCTCTACCGCGGGCAGGTGCACCACGCGCCCTACGAGGTGAGGGGCGCGGACGTGGAGGGCCTGGAGGAGACGCTCCTGGCGGCCGCGGGCCTGTCCCGCCCGTCCGAGGCGCCCCTGGCCCACTTCTCCGAGGGCGTGGACGTGGACGTGTTCCGCCTGCGGCGCGTGGTGCGCTGA
- a CDS encoding dienelactone hydrolase family protein: MKHVSLLLLATVSLFASSASAQSVTLVTFPGPAGDNTLESGQLSGVLYRPANYSTSNNLRAVVLMHGCSGYWSNRAVGATNSNGTPNLQNQVEKWGLQLASQGIIALAVDSFTRRRPSTVPDSESALWQDQCSGKKYAGRVDSYTTRVLDAQAARAWLATDSRIDPTRIGLLGWSHGAQAAMVEAAEKPTNTLFRTTVLFYPGCGSKLGFGTPDASTWRPHHDLRFNIGTEDDFFLECKSRATTALSTYGSTPGSGHELVFVPYPDAEHSFDGESQTWPTAATTCSTPDTCAMKGADIDSLAFLLSRL; this comes from the coding sequence ATGAAACATGTTTCCTTGTTGTTGCTGGCCACCGTGTCGCTGTTCGCGTCGAGCGCGAGCGCGCAAAGCGTGACGCTGGTCACCTTCCCGGGCCCCGCGGGCGACAACACGCTGGAGTCCGGACAGCTCTCGGGCGTGCTCTACCGGCCCGCCAACTACTCGACCTCGAACAACCTCCGGGCCGTGGTGCTGATGCATGGCTGCTCGGGTTACTGGTCCAACCGGGCCGTGGGTGCCACCAACTCCAATGGCACCCCCAACCTGCAGAACCAGGTGGAGAAGTGGGGCTTGCAGTTGGCGTCGCAAGGCATCATCGCCCTGGCGGTCGACAGCTTCACCCGGCGCAGGCCTTCCACGGTTCCTGACTCGGAAAGCGCCCTGTGGCAGGACCAGTGCTCGGGCAAGAAGTACGCGGGGCGGGTCGATTCCTATACCACCCGTGTGCTGGATGCCCAGGCGGCACGGGCCTGGCTGGCGACGGACAGTCGCATCGACCCGACGCGGATTGGCCTCCTGGGCTGGTCCCATGGCGCGCAGGCGGCCATGGTGGAGGCGGCGGAGAAGCCGACGAACACCCTCTTCCGCACGACGGTGCTGTTCTACCCGGGGTGTGGTTCGAAGCTGGGCTTCGGCACCCCGGACGCCAGCACCTGGCGGCCGCACCATGACTTGCGTTTCAACATCGGCACCGAGGACGACTTCTTCTTGGAGTGCAAATCCCGCGCGACCACGGCCCTGTCCACCTACGGCTCCACGCCGGGCAGTGGGCATGAGCTGGTGTTCGTGCCATACCCAGACGCCGAGCACAGTTTCGATGGCGAATCGCAGACCTGGCCTACGGCCGCGACGACCTGCTCGACGCCGGATACGTGCGCCATGAAGGGCGCGGACATCGACTCCCTGGCCTTCTTGCTGTCTCGCCTCTAG
- a CDS encoding lycopene cyclase domain-containing protein yields the protein MMESRWAYLIHLLAWAGPFIALQLGVLVFYFRERSWTVLRAALVPAGVVGIYLSVADHLAIREGIWGFGEGKHLGIYIGAVPLEELLFFLLTSVMVALGLTLFAALLARREARVP from the coding sequence ATGATGGAGTCGCGCTGGGCGTACCTCATCCACCTGCTGGCCTGGGCGGGCCCCTTCATCGCGCTACAGCTCGGGGTGCTGGTGTTCTACTTCCGCGAGCGTTCCTGGACGGTGCTGCGCGCGGCGCTCGTGCCGGCCGGGGTGGTGGGCATCTACCTGTCGGTGGCGGATCACCTGGCCATCCGCGAGGGCATCTGGGGCTTCGGGGAGGGCAAGCACCTGGGCATCTACATCGGCGCGGTTCCGCTCGAGGAGCTGCTCTTCTTCCTGCTCACCAGCGTCATGGTGGCGCTGGGCCTGACGCTCTTCGCCGCGCTGCTGGCCCGGCGCGAGGCGCGCGTGCCGTGA
- a CDS encoding amidohydrolase family protein, whose amino-acid sequence MLLGVCFLFLSLAVPLPGCVHDSGSGPARSDEAVAFIGVNVVPMDSERVLADQTVVVRDGLISAMGPSSAITVPAGAQRIEAKGRYLMPGLSDFHIHLHSDEQLVSYLAHGVTTVFELNGTPRHLTLREQIAKRQVLGPRLYTSSPLMDGGPEGGTVVSVNSPEQARQAVVRQKRAGYDAIKVYDNVPPGVYEQLVATAREQKLPVMGHAPRTVGVDAVLRARQAFISHGIEYFLAGSRDESRIPGFALGTKAAGTTVVPDLSHVHTSLKMMEDLEGVFSDPEARYLSPKVMSDWRYSNPTRRVDVRQFSERQRAAYPYVQHLTLSLQRAGVRLVLGTNASDAGLFPGKTVHLELAELVRAGLSPYEALATSTRNPAAFIEEHVDPAARFGTVAVGQHADLLLLPGNPLEDVGQAGQSLGVMVRGQWLTREQLQRMRDKVAESFNR is encoded by the coding sequence ATGCTCCTGGGTGTCTGCTTCCTGTTCCTCTCCCTCGCGGTGCCACTGCCGGGGTGCGTGCACGACTCCGGGTCCGGGCCCGCCAGGTCGGACGAGGCGGTGGCCTTCATCGGGGTGAACGTCGTCCCCATGGACTCCGAGCGCGTGCTGGCGGATCAGACGGTCGTCGTCCGCGATGGGCTCATCTCGGCGATGGGTCCCTCCTCGGCCATCACCGTGCCAGCGGGCGCCCAGCGCATCGAGGCGAAGGGCCGCTATCTGATGCCCGGCCTGTCGGACTTCCACATCCACCTGCACTCGGACGAGCAGCTGGTGTCGTACCTGGCCCACGGCGTCACCACCGTCTTCGAGCTGAACGGCACCCCGCGCCACCTGACGCTGCGCGAGCAGATCGCCAAACGCCAGGTGCTCGGCCCGCGGCTCTACACGAGCAGTCCGCTCATGGATGGAGGCCCCGAGGGGGGCACCGTGGTGTCGGTGAACTCGCCCGAGCAGGCGCGCCAGGCGGTGGTGCGCCAGAAGCGCGCGGGCTACGACGCCATCAAGGTCTACGACAACGTCCCGCCAGGCGTGTACGAGCAACTGGTGGCCACGGCGCGCGAGCAGAAGCTGCCGGTGATGGGGCATGCGCCGCGCACGGTGGGCGTGGACGCGGTGCTGCGCGCGCGCCAGGCGTTCATCTCCCACGGCATCGAGTACTTCCTCGCCGGCTCCCGCGACGAGTCGCGCATCCCCGGCTTCGCGCTCGGCACCAAGGCGGCGGGCACGACGGTGGTGCCGGACCTGTCGCATGTGCACACGTCCTTGAAGATGATGGAGGACCTGGAGGGCGTCTTCTCGGACCCGGAGGCACGCTACCTGTCCCCGAAGGTGATGAGCGACTGGCGCTACTCCAACCCGACGCGCCGGGTGGACGTGCGGCAGTTCTCCGAGCGGCAGCGGGCGGCCTACCCCTACGTGCAGCACCTCACCCTGTCGCTGCAGCGGGCCGGCGTGCGGCTGGTGCTGGGCACGAACGCGTCGGACGCGGGGCTGTTTCCCGGCAAGACGGTGCACCTGGAGCTGGCGGAGCTGGTGCGGGCGGGCCTGTCGCCCTACGAGGCCCTGGCGACGAGCACGCGCAACCCCGCGGCCTTCATCGAGGAGCACGTGGATCCGGCGGCGCGCTTCGGCACGGTGGCGGTGGGCCAGCACGCGGATCTGCTGCTCTTGCCGGGCAATCCCCTGGAGGACGTCGGGCAGGCGGGACAGTCGCTCGGGGTGATGGTGCGTGGCCAGTGGCTGACGCGCGAGCAGCTCCAGCGCATGCGCGACAAGGTGGCCGAGTCCTTCAACCGGTGA
- a CDS encoding ester cyclase has protein sequence MDAAKARQFYEESLNTLYIQRNLGRLADFYAANVVTHPAFPGLPPGIQGFELMIRSFLDTFSDISFDIKSFTQEGDTFSCNLIMKAKHIGNFMGIPATGRTAEVVDNLRCRVENGKIVEYWSNVDTQSLQRQLGAA, from the coding sequence ATGGACGCCGCGAAGGCCCGTCAATTCTACGAGGAGAGCCTGAATACCCTTTACATCCAGCGCAACCTGGGGCGCCTGGCCGACTTCTACGCCGCGAACGTCGTCACCCACCCCGCCTTTCCGGGACTGCCCCCTGGCATCCAGGGCTTCGAGCTGATGATCCGCTCCTTCCTGGACACCTTTTCCGACATCAGCTTCGACATCAAATCCTTCACCCAGGAGGGAGATACCTTCTCGTGCAACCTGATCATGAAGGCCAAGCACATCGGCAACTTCATGGGCATCCCGGCCACCGGCCGCACGGCCGAGGTCGTGGACAACCTGCGCTGCCGGGTCGAGAACGGGAAGATCGTCGAGTACTGGAGCAACGTGGACACCCAGTCGTTGCAGCGCCAGTTGGGCGCGGCCTAG
- a CDS encoding lysophospholipid acyltransferase family protein: MIRAAKGGLPGWVVDTYVDWKFRSSFRGLWVRGALEGSEAGRLVYANHSNWWDGFVLHQLGRAAGWDTYCVMEEKNLARYRFLSRIGAFSIRRGETASSLETLRYASSLLARPRAAVCIFPEGELRPFGVRSLKLERGVELLARVSGARCVPLCIRYAFLEHERPDVLVEVGESHAAAPLERYRTELEAAARRLEAATSLEGFTQVVSGARGVAERWDAVRGHG, encoded by the coding sequence GTGATACGCGCGGCCAAGGGTGGGCTTCCGGGATGGGTGGTCGATACCTACGTGGACTGGAAGTTCCGCTCGTCCTTCCGGGGCCTGTGGGTGCGCGGCGCGCTGGAGGGCAGCGAGGCCGGGCGCCTCGTGTATGCGAACCACTCCAACTGGTGGGATGGCTTCGTGCTGCACCAGCTTGGCCGGGCGGCGGGTTGGGACACATACTGCGTCATGGAGGAGAAGAACCTGGCGCGCTATCGCTTCCTGTCGCGCATCGGTGCCTTCAGCATCCGGCGGGGTGAGACGGCCTCGTCCCTGGAGACGCTGCGCTATGCGAGTTCGTTGCTCGCCCGGCCCCGGGCCGCGGTGTGCATCTTCCCGGAGGGGGAGCTGCGGCCCTTCGGCGTGCGCTCGTTGAAGCTGGAGCGCGGGGTGGAGCTGCTCGCGCGGGTGAGCGGAGCGCGCTGTGTTCCGCTCTGCATCCGCTACGCCTTCCTCGAGCACGAGCGGCCGGACGTGCTGGTGGAGGTGGGCGAGTCGCACGCGGCGGCCCCCCTGGAGCGCTACCGGACGGAGCTGGAGGCGGCGGCACGGCGGCTGGAGGCGGCGACGAGTCTGGAGGGCTTCACCCAGGTGGTGTCCGGCGCCCGGGGCGTGGCCGAGCGCTGGGACGCGGTGCGAGGCCATGGCTGA
- a CDS encoding peptide MFS transporter, whose product MTMTTAPSLSGETAAPPLAARGFFGHPRGLATLFFTEMWERFSFYGMKALLILFMTEAVARGGLGFDTAKASAIYGLYGSAVYLTALPGGWLADRFIGQRRAVLVGGIIIALGHFSMAMTGVAFFYLGLALIVTGTGLLKPNISAMVGGLYPEGGARRDAGFSIFYMGINIGVSVAPIVVGLLGERVSWHAGFGVAGVGMVLGLIQYVAGGKHLGDVGLSTRGSTEPSAEAPRAGSRGLVLGVGAVLVVLLGVLQAMGVVDMTNAVGLGDAAGFVIVALALAFFGYMFAAGGLEAADKRRLAVIGVFFLSSAIFWAGFEQAGSSLNLFARELTDRDVFGWNVPASLLQSINGVFIITLAPVFAWLWVWLNRRGREPSSPAKFSLGLVMLGAGFLVMVGASLAAAGGHRVSPLWLVLTYLLHTFGELSLSPVGLSTVTKLAPPRTVGMMMGVWFMSMSLGNLIAGRVAGQFEAMPLPQLFGAVAAVAIAAGLLLALFVKPLRGMMGGVN is encoded by the coding sequence ATGACGATGACCACGGCCCCCTCGCTCTCCGGAGAAACGGCGGCCCCCCCACTCGCGGCCCGGGGCTTCTTCGGCCACCCGCGCGGACTGGCCACGCTGTTCTTCACGGAGATGTGGGAGCGCTTCAGCTTCTACGGAATGAAGGCGCTGCTCATCCTCTTCATGACGGAGGCGGTGGCACGAGGGGGACTGGGCTTCGACACGGCGAAGGCGAGCGCCATCTATGGCCTGTATGGCTCGGCGGTGTACCTCACCGCGCTGCCGGGAGGCTGGCTGGCGGACCGGTTCATCGGCCAGCGGCGCGCGGTGCTCGTGGGCGGCATCATCATCGCGCTCGGGCACTTCAGCATGGCGATGACCGGGGTGGCGTTCTTCTACCTGGGGCTCGCGCTCATCGTGACGGGCACGGGGCTGCTCAAACCCAACATCAGCGCCATGGTGGGCGGGCTCTACCCGGAGGGCGGAGCGCGGCGCGACGCGGGCTTCTCCATCTTCTACATGGGCATCAACATCGGCGTGTCCGTGGCGCCCATCGTGGTGGGCCTCCTGGGCGAGCGCGTGAGCTGGCACGCGGGCTTCGGCGTGGCGGGCGTCGGCATGGTGCTCGGCCTCATCCAGTACGTGGCGGGCGGCAAGCACCTGGGGGACGTGGGACTGTCCACGCGCGGGAGCACGGAGCCGTCCGCCGAGGCGCCGCGCGCGGGCTCGCGTGGACTGGTGCTCGGAGTGGGGGCCGTGCTGGTGGTGCTCCTGGGCGTGTTGCAGGCGATGGGCGTCGTGGACATGACGAACGCGGTGGGCCTGGGCGACGCGGCGGGCTTCGTCATCGTGGCGCTCGCGCTCGCCTTCTTCGGGTACATGTTCGCCGCGGGGGGGCTCGAGGCCGCGGACAAGCGCCGCCTGGCGGTCATCGGCGTCTTCTTCCTGAGCTCCGCCATCTTCTGGGCCGGCTTCGAGCAGGCGGGCTCCTCGCTCAACCTCTTCGCCCGGGAGCTCACGGATCGCGACGTGTTCGGCTGGAACGTGCCCGCGAGCCTCCTGCAGTCCATCAACGGGGTGTTCATCATCACCCTGGCGCCGGTGTTCGCCTGGCTGTGGGTGTGGCTCAACCGGCGGGGCCGCGAGCCCTCCAGTCCCGCCAAGTTCTCCCTGGGACTGGTGATGCTGGGGGCGGGCTTCCTGGTGATGGTGGGCGCGTCGCTCGCGGCCGCGGGAGGCCACCGGGTGAGCCCCCTGTGGCTGGTGCTCACCTACCTGCTGCACACCTTCGGCGAGCTGAGCCTGAGCCCGGTGGGCCTGAGCACGGTGACGAAGCTCGCCCCGCCGCGCACGGTGGGCATGATGATGGGCGTGTGGTTCATGTCCATGTCGCTCGGCAACCTCATCGCCGGGCGCGTGGCGGGACAGTTCGAGGCCATGCCCCTGCCCCAGCTCTTCGGCGCGGTGGCCGCCGTCGCCATCGCCGCGGGCCTCCTGCTCGCCCTCTTCGTCAAGCCCCTGCGGGGGATGATGGGCGGGGTGAACTGA
- a CDS encoding glycosyltransferase produces the protein MSTWAALAMAWGGLAGGFSAVALARLMRRRPAAVSTRVPVLLLRPVDAPTPREVENLATPIDYPGPLEHVVLAPERPPLPEHVRWVPSEPSTPNRKVGHLLHALRVLPREGRVVLVVDADVVVTGELVAGLAAPVAAGVALSTAVPTPVGARGLAGRAVAALLRRTHHSFRALHVMSAGAAAVCGKALGLSGRAVEELPELADHIGEDLELSKRLHARGLGVALCEVPAVVPLAEGDWDAALARFTRWMQVLRSHRPGLYPTVPLLFTPTWPLLVLGVAAGSPGLLGCVAALVAVRTLLSWRLARLSAPGAHAGAGGSEGGAPRFALDWLLGEALLLAAFVRSLAHPPRVTWRGRVYALHPGGRMSSGWTELKQEGGV, from the coding sequence ATGAGCACGTGGGCGGCCCTGGCAATGGCCTGGGGAGGACTGGCCGGCGGCTTCAGCGCGGTGGCGCTGGCGCGCCTCATGCGGCGGCGTCCGGCGGCTGTGTCCACGCGGGTGCCGGTGCTGTTGCTGCGTCCGGTGGACGCGCCCACGCCCCGCGAGGTGGAGAACCTGGCCACGCCCATCGACTACCCGGGCCCGTTGGAGCACGTGGTGCTCGCCCCCGAGCGGCCGCCCCTGCCCGAGCACGTGCGGTGGGTGCCGAGTGAGCCCTCGACGCCCAACCGCAAGGTGGGGCACCTGCTGCACGCGCTGAGGGTACTGCCCCGCGAGGGCCGGGTGGTGCTGGTGGTGGACGCGGACGTGGTGGTGACGGGCGAGCTGGTGGCGGGCCTGGCGGCACCGGTGGCGGCGGGCGTGGCATTGAGCACGGCGGTCCCCACGCCGGTGGGGGCGCGGGGGCTCGCCGGGCGGGCCGTGGCCGCGCTGCTGCGCCGCACGCACCACAGCTTCCGGGCGCTGCACGTGATGAGCGCCGGGGCCGCGGCGGTGTGTGGCAAGGCGCTCGGGTTGAGCGGCCGGGCGGTGGAGGAACTGCCGGAGCTGGCGGACCACATCGGCGAGGACCTGGAGCTGTCCAAGCGGCTGCACGCGCGCGGCCTCGGTGTGGCACTGTGCGAGGTACCGGCGGTGGTGCCCCTGGCCGAGGGGGACTGGGACGCGGCCCTGGCCCGCTTCACGCGCTGGATGCAGGTGTTGCGCAGCCACCGGCCCGGGCTGTACCCGACGGTGCCCCTGCTGTTCACGCCCACGTGGCCGCTGCTGGTGCTCGGCGTGGCGGCGGGCTCGCCGGGCCTGCTGGGATGCGTGGCGGCGCTGGTGGCCGTGCGCACCCTGTTGTCCTGGCGGCTCGCGCGGCTCAGCGCTCCCGGAGCCCACGCGGGGGCGGGGGGCTCCGAGGGGGGAGCGCCCCGCTTCGCGCTGGATTGGCTGTTGGGCGAGGCCCTGTTGCTCGCCGCCTTCGTCCGCTCCCTCGCGCACCCCCCGCGGGTGACCTGGCGGGGGCGCGTCTATGCGTTGCACCCAGGAGGCCGGATGTCATCCGGATGGACGGAATTGAAGCAGGAGGGCGGGGTATGA
- a CDS encoding MerR family transcriptional regulator, whose protein sequence is MAERTYRIHIAAEFSGVKVELIRAWERRYGVLSPQRTPSGYRVYTDRDVALLRRLKQLTEEGVSISEAAKMLPQLLAEIDAAQPSQSPPPEPSDGSVASWREEVLEAVRVLDQRRVSETLDEVLAALAPLKAYEDVLVPLQQEVGELWHQGVFTVGQEHLVTQEIRARLISLLHSAPNKGPRHALLACFPEEQHELGLLGMALRLRHSGMMVTLLGQRTPTDEVVRMARALEVDLVGLSSVVDPGAREFEEILSRVMSGLTPGMTVWVGGRAALQYRALCERLGVRVFEHAADWPRLLDG, encoded by the coding sequence ATGGCTGAGCGCACCTACCGCATTCACATCGCCGCCGAGTTCTCCGGCGTGAAGGTGGAGCTCATCCGCGCCTGGGAGCGGCGCTATGGGGTGCTCTCGCCCCAGCGCACCCCCTCGGGCTACCGGGTGTACACGGACCGGGACGTGGCGCTGCTGCGGCGGCTCAAGCAGCTCACCGAGGAGGGCGTGTCCATCAGCGAGGCGGCGAAGATGCTGCCGCAGCTCCTGGCGGAGATCGACGCGGCGCAGCCCTCCCAGTCCCCGCCTCCGGAGCCGAGCGACGGCAGCGTGGCCTCCTGGCGCGAGGAGGTGCTGGAGGCCGTCAGGGTGTTGGATCAACGCCGGGTGTCGGAGACGCTGGACGAGGTGCTCGCGGCGCTCGCTCCCTTGAAGGCCTACGAGGACGTGCTGGTGCCCTTGCAGCAGGAGGTGGGGGAGCTGTGGCACCAGGGCGTCTTCACGGTGGGGCAGGAGCACCTGGTGACGCAGGAGATCCGCGCGCGGCTCATCAGCCTGCTTCACTCCGCGCCCAACAAGGGACCGCGGCACGCGCTCCTGGCGTGCTTCCCGGAGGAGCAGCACGAGCTCGGCCTCCTGGGCATGGCGCTGCGGCTGCGGCACTCGGGGATGATGGTGACGCTGCTGGGCCAGCGCACGCCCACCGACGAGGTGGTCCGCATGGCGCGGGCGCTCGAGGTGGACCTCGTGGGCCTGTCGTCGGTGGTGGACCCCGGTGCCCGGGAGTTCGAGGAGATCCTCTCCCGGGTCATGAGTGGCCTCACCCCGGGCATGACCGTCTGGGTGGGAGGACGGGCGGCGCTCCAGTACCGGGCGCTGTGCGAGCGCCTGGGCGTCCGGGTCTTCGAGCACGCCGCCGACTGGCCACGGCTCCTGGACGGATAG
- a CDS encoding lycopene cyclase domain-containing protein, protein MTYARFLGLFVVLPIILLAVRYRRVLTRRSLLPLVPLLAIVYVATCPWDNLAVKWGLWRFKPELIWGIIVGYLPLEEYLFFGLQTLLVGVWVLARLRGVSLAPSARKSSGSPPVPAGPPRLDSKLGSKEVVS, encoded by the coding sequence ATGACCTACGCACGTTTCCTGGGCCTGTTCGTCGTGCTGCCCATCATCTTGCTGGCGGTGCGCTACCGGCGTGTGCTCACCCGGCGGTCCCTGCTGCCCCTGGTGCCCCTGCTGGCCATCGTCTACGTGGCCACGTGCCCCTGGGACAACCTGGCGGTGAAGTGGGGGCTGTGGCGTTTCAAGCCGGAGCTCATCTGGGGCATCATCGTGGGCTACCTGCCCCTGGAGGAGTACCTCTTCTTCGGCCTGCAGACGCTGCTGGTGGGGGTGTGGGTGCTCGCGCGGCTGCGCGGGGTGTCGCTCGCGCCCTCCGCCCGGAAGTCTTCCGGGAGCCCCCCCGTGCCGGCGGGTCCACCCCGGTTGGACTCCAAGCTGGGCTCCAAGGAGGTCGTGTCATGA
- a CDS encoding carotenoid 1,2-hydratase, with product MRRLELLSPRPLRGESWLDALPALPDTAGAYRWFYADVTAGEYSAVFIFMLGSLFSPRYSVGAPRGALPLQHSAVNFALYHRGRGVRWVLSEYPRALVCQGGRELLIGRSRLEYTRDGRVCLEVDEQCAPFGGAVHARLELQPESFSTEEVQLVPGVPHYWRTLAPRARAWLSVDSEGVRAEGHGYHDTNHGAELLGGRLPGWHWARMHGPEETVVEYHLPGGVAPLRVTASARGTSCERWPVRAEPLRTRVTGWGLRVPERLTSGPGVGTEPRLLESSPFYARLEARQGGLDVMGEVADFRRFHSPFIRWMAHFRTRVERQA from the coding sequence ATGAGGCGCCTGGAGCTGCTGTCGCCGCGCCCCCTCCGGGGCGAGTCGTGGCTGGACGCGCTGCCGGCGCTGCCGGATACGGCCGGCGCCTATCGCTGGTTCTACGCCGACGTGACGGCGGGCGAGTACAGCGCCGTCTTCATCTTCATGCTCGGCTCGCTCTTCTCGCCGCGCTACTCGGTGGGGGCACCGCGGGGCGCGCTGCCCCTGCAACACAGCGCGGTGAACTTCGCGCTCTACCACCGCGGCCGCGGGGTGCGCTGGGTGCTCAGCGAGTATCCCCGGGCGTTGGTATGTCAGGGGGGCCGGGAGCTGCTCATCGGCCGCTCGCGCCTGGAGTACACGCGGGACGGCCGGGTGTGCCTGGAGGTGGATGAGCAGTGCGCGCCTTTTGGCGGAGCGGTGCACGCGCGGCTGGAGCTCCAGCCCGAGTCCTTCTCGACCGAGGAGGTACAACTGGTGCCGGGCGTGCCGCACTACTGGCGGACACTGGCGCCCCGGGCGAGGGCGTGGCTGTCGGTGGACTCCGAGGGCGTGCGCGCCGAGGGCCACGGCTATCACGACACCAACCATGGCGCGGAGCTGCTGGGCGGGCGGCTGCCGGGCTGGCACTGGGCGCGGATGCACGGGCCAGAGGAGACGGTGGTGGAGTACCACCTGCCGGGCGGAGTGGCTCCCCTGCGCGTGACGGCGAGTGCCCGGGGCACCTCGTGCGAGCGCTGGCCGGTGCGCGCGGAGCCGCTGCGCACGCGCGTGACGGGGTGGGGCCTGCGCGTGCCGGAGCGGCTGACGTCGGGTCCCGGGGTGGGGACCGAGCCCCGGTTGCTGGAGTCCTCTCCCTTCTATGCCCGGCTGGAGGCACGGCAGGGCGGGCTGGACGTGATGGGGGAGGTGGCGGACTTCCGGCGCTTCCACTCGCCCTTCATCCGCTGGATGGCGCACTTCCGCACGCGCGTGGAGCGCCAGGCATGA